In Brachyhypopomus gauderio isolate BG-103 chromosome 2, BGAUD_0.2, whole genome shotgun sequence, the DNA window CTTTACACCCTCAATCCCTTGCAGAGCTTGGCAGATAGCATTTTGGAATACCTCTGCTGCAGATGATATTCCAAAGTTCAGACGTTTGTATCTCCTCAGGCCTTTATGGGTGCAGAAGGTTGTGATGTATCTGCTGTCAGGGTGAAGCTCTAGTTGGTGATATCCAGCCCTTAAGTCGAGCTTGGAGAAGACTGTTGCTCCGTTTAGCTCGTGGATAACATCGTCCATAGTGGGAGTGAGATGACGCTCACGTTGGATGGCAGTATTAGCTTGTCTCATGTCAACACAGATTCTGACCTCGTCTGGGTTTTTAGGTTTAGGTGGAGTTACAATTGGGGAGACCCATGGTGTAGGGCCATTAACTGTTTCGATTATGTCATTGTCCTCTAGCTTCTGCAGCTCGTTCTCTACTTTTTGGCGGATATGAAACGGAACACGGCGATGTGGCTGACAAGTTGGATGAACACTGGTGTCTATGTGGAGCTTAACTTGAAAGTCTTTTAATTTGCCTATGCCGTGAAAGAGTTCAGGGTGGCTGTCTAGAAGTTGATCTGCCACTGTGGGACGTGGTGGAACAGACACACTGTTTACAACTTTGATGAGACCTAACTGCGTTGCTGTGTTATAACCAAGCAGGGAACAGCCTTTGCCTTTTTTCACATAGAACTTGCACTCAGTGTTTTTATTGTTTGCTTCTGCCTTGCACATGAACATACCAGCTAACGGTAATGGGGTGGTACATCCATAAGGAAAAATTTCTGTGTCAGCTGGAGCTAACCGTGGCTGTGGTGACATCATTTCCAGAACAGACTCACTGATGACATTTACTGTGGCACCTGAATCTAGTATCACAGCAATATCTACACCCCCAAGCTTAATACTTGACGTTGGTGTTTGTCTATTGGCTGTTGTAGTTGTCACAAATACATAATCATCACTACTGCTAGACGAACAATTCTTATCGTCGTGCGCTGAACTAGTGATTGTAAACACTTTCTTGTGCTGTTTATTGTACACTTTGGGCTTTGCATCGTAGCTTTTTGCATGTTTCTTTTGTTTCGACCTACATTGCCTGGCGAAGTGATTGAGCTTACCACAAGCTTTGCAGTCCTTTCCTCGTGCAGGGCAATCCCCTTCATGTGGAAACTTTCCTCCACAATTTCTGCACTGGTTGTTTGATTTGTTATCGTTTGTGACTTGGTACCTTTTGTTTAGTTGTCTTCTCTGTTGTATCGCATTCACTGATGCGACTGCTCCTTGTTCCATGCCAGTTGCTTGCTGCTCAGACAGTTCCATTGATCTCCCATAACTGAGAAGATCGTCTAAGCTCATGTCGGGCTCTCTCAGCGCTCGTCTGCGAAGCCTGGATGATGTGCAACTTTGAATTAACTGTCCTTTAATCTCTAGGTCCACATCCGTGAATCCACAATGTTTAGCAAGCATACGGAGCCGTGTGCAATATGTGTCTAAACTTTCCCCGGACTCTTGCACTGCCTTTCTGAAGGTGTACACTTCATACAGAACGTTTTTCTTCGGTGAAAAGTACGTTTCAAGCTTTGTTTTCACGTCTGCATATTTGTCCGTGCTAGCTGCTAGCGTGTCATATATGTCATATACACGTTCACCAGCCATATGCAGTAATAGTGCTTTCAAACGTCCATCTCCTGCGATATTAACAGCGGCTGTGTAATTCTCAAACCTCTGTATCCATTTCGTCCAGCGTGGTCCTACTGAACTAGGGTCAGTTTCTGTGTCAAAAACCGGGAGAGCAGGCGTAGTTTGAAGCGACATGGTTCACCGTGACTCCTGTATTTAGCGGTAGCTTAGCGCATTTAGCAGTAAGTAGCCTCACACATTCGTCGGCACGGAGCTCTAATGTCGTGCGCGTACACTTTCACTTTtccgtttctttttttttttgatccTCGTCGCCAATGTGGAGTTCGTACTCGCATAAAAAGACAGACATCACATAAGGAGTCGGTGGTGGTTTATTCGGTTGCGTTCCAAACACCTTCAGCTATACAACCAAAGAAGAGTGACGTTAAACTCGCATGTCCCGCGCCAaagtctctctgctcttctaCGCATGCGCACTTCAATTACATCATCTCAAAACATTACAatcggtacactacatgaaagcgggggtaaactggttttattttttgttttcagtgttttattgtttcacaatgatgggttcatacatgtatttccaacaagtttaacattacTAGTACAAGCCCATCCACTCCAcgtgatttttcatagtcttttaagagacaaagtccatttctgccaccgagctgttgcacttcgagggatcatttcaacAAAGTGAgggggatcattgtgcattctctgtcccaagacctgtgtttcagggggcggggcatacaaaaacttgagagggatcattcctgcccaaactattcataccacatagagtaggagaaataaaatcattgcttaaaatgttaaaaccaggggtaaaacacaggataagaagcataatacacatagggagatccaaataaataaataaataaataaatggacaataaatacatgggtaaataacagggttgccaactctcacgcattgagcgtgaggcacacacatttgaccgtcttcacacgctctcaggccacacatccgatttctcacgtggaaaaaaaaatctaatttatttacctctgatccagatctgattcagtgagttactagttcgctctggcgccaaccaccggcaatagattgatcgcgatataatacttaatttgtgtccattttacaccgccccggtaacaatttacgttcgccaccccctgtcaacaatttacactcgccacctcctcccaggttcaaatctcactccaagcgatcttgaaaagttggcaaccctgaaataaATAGGTAATGTAGCGCTTTCTCTTCTCCCATCTTAGCGCAGCGTGTCCGTTTGATGCAAAAAGAATGTCACCAGTCTTGTgtcttttaattatttattaaagcTAATAcaaacaagaaataataaagaGATCTCTGAGAGTACACAGAAGTGACAGCCTAGGTCTGATCGTGTCACCCAGTGTGTAGCTCTAACACCAGTCTGCTTCTCTCCCCATTTTATATGATCCTAGGCGTGCACCCCTCTCTGTTGGACATAGGAGCTCCATGTATGGGTTTCTTCCATACCGTTAAACATGCATCTGTTTTCTCTCCTATTCTGGAAGCAAAAGTCTTCGCTTGCTGATCATACCAAATTAAGTTAGAGGCTCATCCTACACACCCTGTCTTTTAGAAACCAGCAGGCACAGTCTGGAAAAGACCATACAAGCACTTTTCACAGTCATTCTTGATAATAAGCaatttatttaatattataatgtaagcaaaatataAGGTGATTAATATAAGAAATCTAGTTAATAATTTAAGGCTAATCAAATTATATAAGGATTATAAAGAGCTATTTGATTATTTGAGTTTTCATTCTTGAGTATTGTGATTAAAATATACCTTAGCATTCTTTTTCATATAAAATTCttcaattaaaatggactactaaatagaggaaaccatacaacatttactccctattgcaatgtaatcacaaaaaaaagcaaaaacacaccgcaacttgcatcgcaatttttttgaaaaacacccacatcaaacattttagcccgcaacaatcacaaaaaaggcccgcaaaatcctggtgggactggttTACATGTTTCTTTGGGAAAAGCCAAGGCCGTCCCCTCTTCAGGTGTTGGCTATATATGCCTGTCTGACTTTGCAAGATTGTGTCAGTTATGGGGCTCCATGCCTGTTTTCTCAAATTCTATTTTTTCCTGATCATGCCTATGTGGTGTCTGTCCACAAACAAGGATGAGTGCATCTATCGGGGAGAAGAAGGCACTCAAAGTTTCTACCAGCATGGAGATGTTATTTTAGGAGGCCTGTTTCCCCTGCATTACAGCCCTGTGGGGGCAGTGAGATCTTTCCAAAGCAAACCTTCAGCAACTGAGTACAATGAGTATGTGAACATTTTGCGTGACAGTTAAAAAGGAATATATGTGGTGTCAAATATTCATTTATTGGTTTGGTTTAAAAGTGATATTCATCATGTATCTTTAGTTCTGTGAACCGGTTTTAGCTGTACTGTACGGAGTTCATGTATCAAATATTTTCTGGATGTGATGCAGCTTTAGTTCTCGAGCCCTGAGGTGGATGAGAACTATGACCTTTGCAGTGGCAGAGATTAACCAGAGAAAGGACCTGTTACCTAAACTGTCTCTGGGCTATCACATTCGGGACAGCTATGATGACATACCTGTGTCACTGAAGAGCTCTCTGCTCTTGGTCAACGGGCagccagagaaagagagaggagctaCCTGTGCAGATGTCCGCAGGCAGCCATCTCCTGTCATAGTGGGAGATGCTTCTTCGGGGGTTTCCATGGCTGTGTTGAGAACTCTGGGCTCATTCAAAATACCTTTGGTaaggctaaattaaattaaatttaaattaaGTGTCATTATATTACCGAAACACGGATTTGTTGTGTGGTTAAGCTGGTTACCTAAAGTGTGAACAGCAAAAACATGATAAATGTCAATGTATGAAAGAGTATATTACTAACAGTGTTGCTTTTATGCTTATACCCTTGTAGGTAAGCTACTTTGCATCCTGCTCATGTCTGAGTAACAAGAAAGAGTTCCCCTCTTTTATGCGTACAATGCCAAGTGATGAATTTCAGATCAAAGCTTTAGCAAAGCTAGTCCACTATTTCCAGTGGAGCTGGGTGGGGCTCATAGGTATGGATTCAGACTATGCTCGTTTTGCCATTCAGTTGTTTGTGAAGGAGTCAGTCAGGTACAATGTGTGTCCTGCGTATGTGCACTTCTACCCCATCATCCTCTCCAAAGAAGCACTGCAGGAGTTAATGAACATTATTCGGGACTCCACAGCTTCAGTAATACTCAACTTCTCTAGTGAATCAACACTGAAGACCATCCTGCAAGAGTGCAGGCGACaaaacatcacacatctccagtGGATTGCCAGTGAAGCCTGGGCCACATCAAATGCTCTGTGGGGTGACTTTAGTGATCTATTACAGGGGACACTGGGGTTTGCCATAAGGAAGGGGGAAATTCCAAACCTAGATGGATACCTCAGATTGTTGAACACCTCCAGTGTTCAAAACTCCCATTTTTTATCTGAGTTTTGGGAGGACACTTTCAACTGCCAGGTCAACAGAtccttaaacacacatatacacagacagGAGGACCTGAATAGAGGTCGCTGTAGTGACAATGAGAGTCTGGACGATGTGTACAGCCTCTACTCAGATGTGTCACAGCTTAGAGTGTCCTACAATGTATACAAGGCTGTGTACCTTGTAGCACACTCTTTGCATGAAATGACCACCTGTGTTCCAGGGCAGGGCCCCTTTCATAATGGGACATGTGGGAATCTAAAGCCCCTTCTGCCATGgcaggtgtgtgtttctgtctttTTTTATTAGTTTCAAAAATTTCTCCACATTAAATACTCCCTTCTTTTTGTCTATTGGTATGTTGTTCATTGTGTGGATGGTATTTTGAAATGAACATTTCTATGTCAAAAATGAATACTGAATACACAAAAAGAACTAGTAGAAAACGGCAATTATTTAATCACTGAATACGAATAAAAAATCCTTGTTTAATCAGTTTGTAGTTACAGCATAAATCCTTTTAAAACTTATCTGAAGCTTGCTATGGATGTGTAGTTTTGAGCTTTTTAATATTTATGTGCTTCTTTGATTCCAAAAAAAATAATTAGACATCTCGTTTTTGCAGTCCTTTGTGTTCAGAACCATTTTGAGAAAGGATTAGTGTCTGTATGTGACATTCCATTAATTTGTCTATTCTTCCCCAAAGCTACTGAGCTACATGAAAAGAGCAAACTTTACAACTCTGGGTGAGGATGTGAGCTTTGATGAAAATGGGGATCCCATTGCATCTTATGACCTGATTAACTGGAAGATGGCGAGTGATGGCTCTCTTCAGCTACTGAAGGTGGGCTTCTACGATGCCTCACTGAGGGATGAGAGGAATCTGGTCATAAATGATTCAGTGATTATATGGCACAGCGGGAACAAGGTGTGTGCCATTTCATCCATCAGCAgatcattttttatacagctatTTTTTATGCAGTTCTACTGCATGTTTGAGATTCACCTAGAAGGCACTATCTTCAAATGGCATCTTGTTTTTTCAGTGTATTTTATGTTAGGCTTCTAAGTTATTTTACAAGATCAGATATTCTTAAAATCAACCTTGTTCATAATTTCTAACAATTTCTAACaatgttttattcatgtttCAAAGTTTCATTTTATATCCAAACTAGATGTATAAGCTGTTATACAAAATAGACGTTGTTGGTGTCATGTTGCCATTGAATGTATATGGGTATGTACAGTGGGAAGTCTATGTAGTTCCCGCTCCTCTCCCTTTGCTGTGGTTTTTAGGCACCGGTATCAGTGTGCAGCCAAAGTTGCTTGCCAGGCTCCAGGAAGGCCAGGCGAAAGGGTGAACCCATATGCTGCTTTGACTGCGTACCATGTGCAGAGGGAGAAATTAGCAACGAAACAGGTATTGAACTGAGCTTATTTTAAGATTATCATTCCTTTGAAAATCTTTCCAGTAAAGAAGTAGGCTACATCACCTTTTAAAAATCCATTTCCACACAGACTCTAATGATTGCTTGAGGTGCTCAAGAGAGATGATACCAAACCAAGCCAGAGATCATTGTGTTCCTAAAGTCTTGGAATACCTGTCCTTTCATGAGCCACTGGGAATAGTGCTCTGGGTGGTTTTGACCATTGGAGTCTGCTTGACTGTGGCAgtgctttgtgtgtttgtaacgtATAGGCATACCCCTGTCGTTCGAGGCAACAACATGGAGCTCAGCTTCCTGGTCCTCTTATTCCTTTGTGTATGCTTTCTGATAGGTCTGACATTCATTGGCAAGCCGACTGATTGGCTCTGTCAGATCAGATACACAGCCTTTGGAATCAGCTTTGCACTCTGCATTGCTTGTATCTTGGCTAAGACTATTGTGGTTCTAATGGCTTTCAGGGCAACTCTACCTGGCAGTGATGTCATGAAATGGTTTGGTCCAGTTAAGCAGAGATGCAGTGTCATATTGTGCTCTTGTGTTCAATGTCTTGTTTGCATCATATGGCTAATGACAAAGCCTCCCATTGCAACTAACAGCACTCGGTTTCTAAGTGCTACTATAATTGTAGAGTGTGATGTGGGATCTGAGATAGGATTCTGGTGTGTACTGGGATACATTGGCCTCCTGGCTTGCATGTGCTTTTTAACAGCTTTTTTGGCCAGGAAACTTCCAGATAATTTCAATGAGGCCAAATGTATTACTTTCAGCATGGTTATCTTTTTTGCTGTGTGGATAACCTTCATCCCTGTTTATGTAAGTACTCGTGGAAAGTACATGGCTGCTGTGCATGTCTTTGCCATCTTAGCTTCTGGTTTTGGTCTccttttgtgtatttttgctCCAAAATGTTATGTTGTGTTGCTGAGACCTGAAAAAAACATCAGAAAAAATATGATGAACAAATAGCCATTAATCAACCACTCACTAATACACATATATCTTTTTCCCCACATATAACTTTGTCTGCAGTAAAcgaaaatgt includes these proteins:
- the LOC143508680 gene encoding extracellular calcium-sensing receptor-like → MPMWCLSTNKDECIYRGEEGTQSFYQHGDVILGGLFPLHYSPVGAVRSFQSKPSATEYNDFSSRALRWMRTMTFAVAEINQRKDLLPKLSLGYHIRDSYDDIPVSLKSSLLLVNGQPEKERGATCADVRRQPSPVIVGDASSGVSMAVLRTLGSFKIPLVSYFASCSCLSNKKEFPSFMRTMPSDEFQIKALAKLVHYFQWSWVGLIGMDSDYARFAIQLFVKESVRYNVCPAYVHFYPIILSKEALQELMNIIRDSTASVILNFSSESTLKTILQECRRQNITHLQWIASEAWATSNALWGDFSDLLQGTLGFAIRKGEIPNLDGYLRLLNTSSVQNSHFLSEFWEDTFNCQVNRSLNTHIHRQEDLNRGRCSDNESLDDVYSLYSDVSQLRVSYNVYKAVYLVAHSLHEMTTCVPGQGPFHNGTCGNLKPLLPWQLLSYMKRANFTTLGEDVSFDENGDPIASYDLINWKMASDGSLQLLKVGFYDASLRDERNLVINDSVIIWHSGNKAPVSVCSQSCLPGSRKARRKGEPICCFDCVPCAEGEISNETDSNDCLRCSREMIPNQARDHCVPKVLEYLSFHEPLGIVLWVVLTIGVCLTVAVLCVFVTYRHTPVVRGNNMELSFLVLLFLCVCFLIGLTFIGKPTDWLCQIRYTAFGISFALCIACILAKTIVVLMAFRATLPGSDVMKWFGPVKQRCSVILCSCVQCLVCIIWLMTKPPIATNSTRFLSATIIVECDVGSEIGFWCVLGYIGLLACMCFLTAFLARKLPDNFNEAKCITFSMVIFFAVWITFIPVYVSTRGKYMAAVHVFAILASGFGLLLCIFAPKCYVVLLRPEKNIRKNMMNK